One Nicotiana sylvestris chromosome 12, ASM39365v2, whole genome shotgun sequence genomic window carries:
- the LOC138883192 gene encoding uncharacterized protein, translating to MVDFDIILGMDWLSPHYAILDCRAKNMTLAMPGVPRVEWRGTLDHIPSRVISFFKAQRIVEKGCDRYLTYVRDVSIDTLSVDSVPVVRDFPDLFPADLLGLPPDRDIDFGIDLFPGTQPISIPLDCQYDDLHLLVLKDKVQHGDARDARDIPIGEDGHARLDLLVCLNMEFDISEYFPVAAMYLH from the exons atggtagattttgatattatcttgggcatggactggttgtcgccccattatgctattcttgattgtcgcGCCAAAAATATGacgctagctatgccaggtgtaccgcgtgttgagtggaggggtactttagatcacattcccagtagagttatttctttctttaAGGCTCAACGTATAGTTGAGAAAGGGTGTGACAGGTATTtaacttatgtgagagatgttagtattgataccctttcagttgattcagtcccagtagtacgagattttcccgatTTGTTTCCAGCGGATCTTCTAGGGTTGcctcctgatagagatattgattttggcattgatctattcccgggaactcagcccatttctattcctct agactgtcagtatgatgaccttcatttgcttgtcctcaaggacaaggttcagcacggtgatgccagagatgccAGAGATATACCTATTGGTGaggatggg catgctaggctagacttacttgtttgccttaatatggaaTTTGACATTTCTGAGTATTTCCCTGTTGCTGCTATGTATTTACATTGA